Proteins encoded within one genomic window of Ovis aries strain OAR_USU_Benz2616 breed Rambouillet chromosome 1, ARS-UI_Ramb_v3.0, whole genome shotgun sequence:
- the LOC121820159 gene encoding endogenous retrovirus group K member 25 Env polyprotein-like, translated as MVNPLVQKFEELTMQRSLTSHTREATPPTWGQMKRLTQEAEKTLMKVGQPLNPTNLLLATMVVVTCQVIGVSASNYTYWAYIPNPPLVRAVSWGEPEVQVCTNETAFFPLPACRGIEQLYHHKQQYNISNLTTAVEGIPLCIGGHPFCLSTKEHSHHSYNTWGVKYNNYHFATFTVLVSTRGFSTSTEPIDIHNGKHMSLCPVNLFVPSLESLEWERCRGHPPFKVMNYSGAIIVDWSPDHGQFLEKWSNKPFRWHRANTTLMGNGNETVKWQQFALVPPQLQLQGYPHIQGDIWKLWAVSGNLTIWSGNYTLDSGDSSGSFHVNLHVNKSYSTMACVKYPFALLYRNWTWNDTLESVSSNYCNLTQCINVLVGRI; from the coding sequence ATGGTTAATCCTCTTGTTCAGAAATTTgaagagcttactatgcagagaaGCCTTACCTCCCAtacaagggaagcaacacctcctacgtggggtcaaatgaagaggttgacccaggaagcagagaagacattAATGAAGGTGGGGCAACCTCTgaatcctaccaatcttttgcttgccaCGATGGTGGTGGTGACATGTCAGGTAATCGGCGTATCAGCAAGTAATTatacatattgggcatatatacctaatcccccattagtaagagcagtttcctggggggaaccagaagtgcaggtatgtactaatgagactgccttctttcccctGCCAGCTTGCAGGGGAATAGAACAACTATAtcatcataaacaacaatataatattagtaatttgaccaCTGCGGTGGAAGGTATTCCTTTATGTATAGGGGGacaccccttttgtctgtccaccaaggaacattctcatcattcttataatacatggggggtaaagtataataattaccattttgctacttttactgtgcttgtttccaccaggggATTTAGTACCTCGACAGAACCGATAGacattcataatggaaaacacatgtcACTATGTCCTGTTAACCTTTTCgttccttctctagaatctttggagtgggaacGTTGCCGAGGCCATCCACCCTTTAAggtcatgaattattctggggccatcattgtagattggagtccagatcatggacaattcttagaaaaatggtcaaataaaccTTTTAGGTGGCATCGCGCAAATACCACTTTGATGGGCAATGGTAACgaaacagttaaatggcagcaatttgcacttgtccctcctcaattacaattgcaaggatatcctcacattcaaggagatatttggaaactatgggcggtttctggtaatctcactatctGGTCAGGAAATTATACTTTGGACAGTGGTGACTCTTCGGGTTcattccatgttaatttacatgttaataaatcttattccacaatggcatgtgtaaaatatccttttgcattgttatataGGAATTGGACCTGGAATGATACTCTGGAGTCTGTGTCAAGTAACTATTGTAATTTAACTCAATGTATAAATGTCTtggtgggaagaatttga